The Bombus pascuorum chromosome 9, iyBomPasc1.1, whole genome shotgun sequence genome has a window encoding:
- the LOC132910332 gene encoding rho GTPase-activating protein gacK-like isoform X2, translating to MSNTPPESSTGLDSNDLHEIRQNYLAARLEPDESEKRDQIRGSDGNNPDSDCESDTSEVLSVGSEPTPTSVVGIRGCSSVRYEQESASSRGDFRDEENTRTSATPSPSSSTSCNDAFYQRTGNHISAPSPPAYSQPPSSPTASSVRSPASSSATASSPGRPEAIQEVIVPRYQSNHPAHLLPRYSSRETEIPDYPTRVQHSLSHEIVYPTVERLHRTPISVPLVTRLSLSPPSAMTVTGLQATTPVLHPTACRDPRETASLMPHPGQHLHHANSHVHLHQTSQIQHVPANSVHQHRLSVSKILQREPGSPSSPGAREENGRTMHGANGVQNNGINNSNHHNNHNNNNNLQHQAGLKFSIDNILKADFGRRITDPISLKKSRPKKVSSRPIDLTKDFLESTTETTEKSSSETSSTTNTSSGGGVATGNPASNTPVPPVTDPGKQLPWPAWVYCTRYSDRPSSDFSAFLKMKIQDR from the coding sequence aTGTCGAACACACCACCGGAATCATCCACCGGTTTAGATTCGAACGATCTCCATGAGATCAGGCAGAATTATCTAGCGGCCAGGCTGGAGCCCGACGAGTCCGAGAAACGGGATCAGATACGAGGAAGTGACGGCAATAACCCTGACAGCGATTGCGAAAGCGACACCAGCGAAGTGTTGAGCGTCGGTAGCGAACCGACGCCCACAAGCGTCGTTGGAATCCGTGGTTGTAGCTCGGTCAGGTACGAGCAAGAATCGGCGAGCAGTCGCGGTGACTTTCGCGACGAGGAGAACACGAGGACATCGGCGACACCATCGCCTTCTAGTTCAACGAGCTGTAACGATGCGTTCTATCAACGAACCGGTAATCACATCTCAGCACCGAGTCCACCGGCGTACAGTCAGCCACCGTCATCGCCCACGGCATCCTCGGTCAGGTCACCGGCTTCGTCTTCAGCCACTGCCTCGTCCCCGGGTCGGCCCGAAGCGATTCAAGAGGTCATAGTGCCCAGGTATCAATCCAATCATCCTGCACACTTGCTACCACGATATTCATCGAGGGAAACCGAGATTCCCGACTATCCTACTCGAGTTCAGCATAGTCTGAGTCACGAGATCGTTTACCCGACCGTGGAAAGGCTTCACCGGACTCCGATCAGCGTTCCTTTAGTGACCAGACTGTCGTTGTCACCACCGTCGGCCATGACAGTTACCGGGTTGCAAGCGACCACTCCTGTTCTCCATCCAACAGCTTGCAGAGATCCTCGAGAAACCGCCTCGCTAATGCCTCATCCTGGCCAGCATTTGCATCACGCGAACAGCCACGTTCACCTTCATCAGACGTCCCAGATACAACACGTTCCGGCAAACTCGGTTCACCAGCATCGACTTTCGGTCAGCAAGATTCTTCAAAGAGAACCTGGCAGCCCTTCCTCACCTGGGGCGAGAGAGGAAAACGGAAGGACGATGCATGGCGCCAATGGAGTTCAGAATAATGGCATCAATAACAGTAACCATCATAATAACcataataacaacaacaatctGCAGCATCAGGCTGGCTTGAAGTTCAGTATAGACAACATACTCAAGGCGGACTTCGGTAGGAGGATCACCGATCCCATATCATTGAAGAAGTCTCGGCCGAAGAAGGTCAGCTCGAGGCCCATTGACTTGACCAAGGACTTTCTAGAGTCGACTACCGAAACCACGGAGAAGAGCAGCTCAGAAACAAGCTCGACGACCAATACCTCGTCCGGTGGCGGTGTAGCGACCGGGAATCCTGCCTCGAACACGCCTGTACCACCTGTAACCGATCCTGGAAAGCAGTTACCGTGGCCTGCCTGGGTCTACTGCACCAGATACTCGGATCGACCTTCCTCTG